A section of the Verrucomicrobiota bacterium genome encodes:
- a CDS encoding serine acetyltransferase, translated as MTTIELADYVSRQINLFFPDNEPVTSGQVAAILSSTLQRLEICLSACVMKYFQRDGRPYFNHLHSDQYAMFLYLLGSTAHRTGDPRLAGLASKSYLLNKALHGLDLFYEVNLPEIFCLAHPVGTVLGRAHYANYFVAMQGCSVGNIGGHYPKFGEKVVLCSQAAVLGDCDFGDEVCVGAGSLIMNTKVPGNSTVVGRAQEVRILENRGDFWKQFFHA; from the coding sequence ATGACAACCATAGAACTGGCGGATTATGTTTCCCGCCAGATCAATCTATTTTTCCCTGATAACGAACCCGTTACCTCAGGGCAGGTCGCCGCCATCTTGTCCTCAACGCTGCAGCGCTTGGAGATCTGCCTCTCCGCCTGCGTGATGAAATATTTTCAGCGCGATGGCCGCCCCTATTTCAACCATCTTCACTCTGACCAATATGCGATGTTTTTGTACCTGCTGGGTTCGACGGCACATCGCACCGGCGATCCGCGTTTGGCCGGGCTCGCCAGTAAATCCTACCTGCTAAACAAGGCACTGCATGGCTTGGATTTATTCTATGAAGTGAACTTGCCGGAAATATTCTGCCTGGCTCACCCGGTGGGAACGGTGCTGGGGCGCGCTCACTACGCAAATTACTTTGTCGCGATGCAGGGATGTTCGGTGGGGAACATTGGCGGCCATTATCCCAAGTTTGGGGAAAAGGTGGTATTGTGCAGCCAGGCGGCCGTGCTGGGCGACTGTGACTTCGGCGACGAAGTCTGCGTGGGAGCCGGCAGTCTGATCATGAATACCAAGGTGCCGGGCAACAGTACCGTCGTGGGCCGGGCGCAGGAGGTGCGCATCCTGGAAAATCGTGGGGATTTCTGGAAACAATTCTTCCACGCTTGA
- a CDS encoding DUF1801 domain-containing protein translates to MKKRPTSVSQTPPKTGAKDKPVKLLSGGNPQIAKADGDAPVQAYIAAMPGWKRDLGTRLDALIVRNVPNVCKAVKWNSPFYGIAGQGWFLGFHVFTRYVKVSFFRGTSLQPVPPGGTGKDGRWIDIHEDDFDEAQMTDWVKQAAALPGWGS, encoded by the coding sequence ATGAAGAAACGACCCACTTCTGTTTCCCAGACCCCACCGAAGACGGGCGCAAAGGACAAGCCGGTGAAACTCCTTTCCGGCGGCAACCCGCAGATCGCGAAGGCCGACGGCGACGCGCCCGTTCAAGCCTACATCGCGGCGATGCCCGGCTGGAAGCGCGACCTGGGGACGCGCCTCGACGCGCTCATCGTGCGCAACGTGCCCAACGTGTGCAAAGCCGTGAAGTGGAACTCGCCATTTTACGGCATCGCGGGCCAAGGCTGGTTCCTGGGATTCCACGTCTTCACCCGCTACGTCAAGGTGTCCTTCTTCCGCGGCACGTCGCTGCAACCCGTCCCCCCCGGAGGCACGGGCAAGGACGGGCGCTGGATTGACATCCACGAGGACGACTTCGACGAGGCGCAGATGACGGACTGGGTAAAGCAGGCGGCCGCGTTGCCCGGCTGGGGTTCGTAA